ATCCATTTTGACCTTGTGAAGAAGATGAGGGGATTCTTGGCCCTGAAGTGTCATACTTAAGCGCAATTGGAGCTCTgatgtatctagctaataaCACAAGAACTGATATTGGTTTCACTGTTAGTTTATTAGCTAGGTATTGCAATTCACCAACAAAGAGACATTGGAGTGGGATAAAACATTAGTTGCGCTACCTTCAAGGAACTAAAGATCTCGGATTATTTTATCGATCAAAGCAAAATGCTACTCTTATTGGATATGCAGATGCTGGATACTTATTAGATCCTCATAACGCTAAATCACAAAAtggatatgtattcacatatggAGGTACCGCAATATCTTGGAGATCCACAAAACAGACACTGACTGCTACATCATCAAAACATGCAGAATTGATCGCCCTTTATGAAACAAGTAGAGAATACGTTTGGTTAACGTCAGTAATTGGTCATATTCAAGAATAATGTGGGATAAACACGATAATAAATTCTCCAACAATAATTTATGAAGACAATACCGGTTGTATTGAACAAGTTAGTGAAGGCTTCGTAAAAACCAAACATATAGCACCAAAAGTTTTCTTCGCACATGACCTCCAGaagtataaaatagtaaaagtcaaacaaattcaatcaagcGAAAATCTTGCAGATTTGTTCACAAGGTTTTTAATGACAAGGATTTTCCTGACAAAGTTTTTAATGAGGCAGTATTAAATAGATatattgtaataattttttactCTTTTACATAATTAGAATATATTCAAGGGAGAGTGTTGAAATAtaatgtgaaaggtaattaatggatttaccctaatgtgaatgcattcaatgtaattgtaggtagaacttgcctataaatatgaaagttcaccgatgtaaaaatcacaccaatGAAAAAAAACCTTtctatcttctaacttttactcattctacttcctctctctctaagttttaacacaTTACCTTTAATAGATACTAGATAGATTCCCGTGCCAAGCACGGTTTATGAATCATTTGATTACAAAATTAGTAATCTTATAtgtgtaattaagttattatatgactcTTAATATCTTAAGTATATTTAAACTacaaattgatttgttttaaaaactgtaaaagtattactattaaattgagattcatattattaatatattattatataaaacataatcataaaattatgcactaaagtatagtgttttttaaatttgacttttcaccattttttaagTGGTCAAACGGGACcacatgtgaaagaaaaaaagtatagtgttttttaaatttttataggggTAAAGTGGAGTTAGTGTgtataaaggtgtaaaaaagcTAAGTTTAGTAGGGGTAAATTAGTAAAGGTTACATACCCAAAATAGATTTGAGACATTTAGGGTGACTTgactaaataagaaaatgaaacatttaTGATGAATAGGAATGAGTATagtttataagtaattacattaaaatagtAGAAAATTTctacacataaaaaataatataaaaataatttaaatattcaatgtctttgtaaaaccttaaaatatattttaagcctaaagaacatatttttttactataataattaacatataacttaatttaagtagttatgtattataaacttgtcaaatataggtgataaaattatcatttaaaatttatttcaccgatatcttatcctaattattaataattatttacttaaataattaatgtttaatctatttaatttatgCAGTTTTTTTAATATACCTATGTAAGTAATATACAGGATTATCTatgaaaaacttttaaaaattattttcttttcttaatttataacaaatttattttaatgaaaattaataatttacataaataattaatatattattcgACAATgatccattgtaattaaaagatagtACATAT
The sequence above is drawn from the Amaranthus tricolor cultivar Red isolate AtriRed21 chromosome 5, ASM2621246v1, whole genome shotgun sequence genome and encodes:
- the LOC130813538 gene encoding secreted RxLR effector protein 161-like, which encodes MDKAHPFSNDKDEGILGPEVSYLSAIGALMYLANNTRTDIGFTVSLLARYCNSPTKRHWNAGYLLDPHNAKSQNGYVFTYGGTAISWRSTKQTLTATSSKHAELIALYETSREYVWLTSVIGHIQE